The Chlamydiales bacterium genomic interval ATGAAAGTGATGAATGAAGTAAAAGCAGGGATATCTGGAACTGTTACTGAAGTGTTACTTGCAAGTGGCAGCCCTGTTGAGTTTGGTACTAAAATATTTCGTGTTGTGTAGTTTAAGTTATGAAGAAAGTACTAGTTGCTAATCGCGGTGAAATTGCCGTTAGAATTATTCGTGCATGTCATGATCTTGGTCTGCAAACAGTTGCTGTATATAGTCAAGCAGATCACGAAGCACTTCATGTGTTGCATGCAGACGAGGCGATTTGCATTGGAGAGGCGCCTTCCTCTAAATCTTATTTAAAGACAGCAAATATCCTGTCAGCCTGTGAAATTACAGGTGCGGATGCGATTCATCCAGGCTACGGTTTTTTAAGTGAGAGTGCAAGCTTTGCATCCATTTGTGAGAGCTGTGGTTTAAATTTTATTGGACCTGCACCTGCATCGATTGCTCTTCTTGGTGACAAGGCTCAAGCAAAGGCTACAGCAAAAAATGCTAAGTGTCCAGTGATTCCAGGTTCTGATGGCATTGTCAGCACACAACAAGATGCTCTTATAGAGGTCAAAAAACTTGGCTTTCCCATTTTTATTAAAGCAGTTGCAGGTGGCGGTGGTAAAGGGATTCGTATTGCCTATAGCGAAGAGGAATTTGTAAAGCAGTTTGCAGCTGCTCGTGCAGAGGCAGCAGCAGCTTTTGGTAATCCAGAAGTGTATTTAGAAAAGATGATTTTCAATCCAAGGCATATTGAAGTTCAAATTATCGGTGATAAGCATGGTAATTACGTTCATCTTGGAGAGCGTGATTGTACTATTCAGAGAAGAAGGCAAAAGCTTATTGAAGAGGCTCCAAGCCCCATTCTTACACCTAAACTTAGAGAGAAGATAGGAAATGCTGCTGTAAGTATTGCAAAAGCTGCAAAATACTTTTCTGTTGGGACTGTTGAGTTTCTTTTAGATAAAGATATGAATTTTTATTTTATGGAAGTAAATACGCGCATTCAGGTGGAACATACCGTTACAGAAGAGCTTACAGGTGTTGACCTTGTAAGAGAACAACTTCTTATTGCCATGGGAGAAGAGCTTAAGTTAAAGCAAAAGAATGTGCAATTTAATGGGCACGTAATACAGTGCCGTATCAACGCAGAAAATCCTGTTAATAACTTTGCTCCAAGTCCAGGAAGGCTTGAATATTATCTGCCACCTGGTGGGCCTCATGTTCGAGTAGATAGTGCTTGCTATTCAGGCTATTCTATTCCCCCCAACTATGACTCTATGATAGCCAAGCTAATTGTAAAAGGAAATACTCGAGAAGAGGCGATTGCAAGAGCAAAAAGAGCTCTTCGAGAGTTTCATATAGGTGGCGTGCATACAACTATTCCTTTTCATCAATACATGTTTGAAGATTTAGGCTTTTTATCCAATGATTATGACTTAAAGTATATCGATACATTAATCGAGAAAGGTTGCGACTTTACTCTAGGGCCTACTTCTTAACGCAAGTTCGTTCGTAAAATTTAAAGCTGTTTTTTCTTGGCTATATACACAAACAATTCTTGAACTTGTTTGTGTATAATTATTGGCCTCCAAAGAGGCGCTTTTCGATATCAGAGGGTTTGATGTAGGTGGAGGCTCCCTTTTCTTGCCTAGATTCAAAATCTTCGCAGAAA includes:
- the accC gene encoding acetyl-CoA carboxylase biotin carboxylase subunit, whose protein sequence is MKKVLVANRGEIAVRIIRACHDLGLQTVAVYSQADHEALHVLHADEAICIGEAPSSKSYLKTANILSACEITGADAIHPGYGFLSESASFASICESCGLNFIGPAPASIALLGDKAQAKATAKNAKCPVIPGSDGIVSTQQDALIEVKKLGFPIFIKAVAGGGGKGIRIAYSEEEFVKQFAAARAEAAAAFGNPEVYLEKMIFNPRHIEVQIIGDKHGNYVHLGERDCTIQRRRQKLIEEAPSPILTPKLREKIGNAAVSIAKAAKYFSVGTVEFLLDKDMNFYFMEVNTRIQVEHTVTEELTGVDLVREQLLIAMGEELKLKQKNVQFNGHVIQCRINAENPVNNFAPSPGRLEYYLPPGGPHVRVDSACYSGYSIPPNYDSMIAKLIVKGNTREEAIARAKRALREFHIGGVHTTIPFHQYMFEDLGFLSNDYDLKYIDTLIEKGCDFTLGPTS